AGGTGGTTATAGGACAAATGGGAACAGTTCCAatgaaaagaggagagatttaaatTAGACGTCAGGAAGaagttctttgctgtgagggtggtgagacacaggaaaatatttccaaagaaGCTGCAgataccccatccctggaagtgttcaaggccagggtggatggggctctgagcaacctggtctaatggaaggttGGAACTATATAATCTTTTAagttcctttccaacccaaacaattgTATGACTCTGTGGTACatatttgccttttctttttcatgtctttATCAAGAAGTGTAGACAACAAGTTCATAAATAATGGCTTTTCCTAAAGGTACCTACATAGGATTCTTAGCTGTGGGTCTCTTTTTTTGGTCCCTTCACTTCTAACCTTCCCCAAGTAAGATCATAGGTAGTATTATAATGTAATTGAAGTGTTACGTAGTAGCATTACCTAATGTCtcgttttctttttttgtgtgtgtgtctttaaACAGGAAGATGAACAGAACTGAATTTTAGGACCTAATTCCTGATGGGCTGGATTTTATCTTGGCAGGAGTTTTTGAAGATTGATGCAGTGAGAGAGGCAACAACCAATGGCTTCCGAATCCATGGTCCCTGAGCAGGCAAAACAACATCTGATAAAGGGAAAaaggcggcagcagcagcaaactcaGCCTTCCATCAGTGATGAAGATGTCTTCGTGTTTGAGGCAAACGAGGCTTGGAAGGATTTTCACGGCTCTCTTCTTCACTTCTTTGAAGCTGGAGAGCTCTGTGATGTTACGCTGAAGGTGATACTTGTCACATATCCATTCCATGTATCAGTCTGAAGATTAAACTGCAGATAAGTGTGTTGGCAGTTGGCTGTGAGTATTGGCAGGGGTGTGGAAACCACAGAATACCTCTTGGATCTGAGACATCTCTAGAGAtgctaggtttttttttccttatttaggAACTTTACAGCTGAAATATAAACACCTAAAATATTGACAATCTGCGAGAGGAAGTACATGACTTTGAGCTTATCTAACTTGCCTTCTCAGCAAGTTCCCACAGTTGGTCACTAATTACTGTGCAATTCCAGCTACTTGTAGCCTCTTTTTTCTCAATATACTTTCATCACCAATTTTATCTCCATGTCTgcattttgtgttgttttgctAGATTCTTCTCAGCAAACAGGATTTCTGGAACAAATCTAACTTCCTGCattcttcaaagaaagaaagaaaaaacccagatgGTTGTGTTCTACAGCTGATCAAAGAGTAAAGAAAGAGAGGGATGAAGCAAATTTTATGATTCTTGCATAGCATTGCTTTAAAGCATTATTTGTAACTCAGCTGTATATTACTTCTATCTTGATTACAATAAACTTGTATTTAGCATGCATAGAAGTGGGTGCCAGCACCTTTGAATATTAAGTATTGCTTAGCTAAACAACTTACTAGTTCAAGATAATTATTTAAGGAATAATGATGAAGCACGGTTCCTAAACCAAGAACAAATCACAGATGCCTTTAGGAGAAGTTGTTAGTCTGCTACTTAGACTGATAGATGTGAACAGTGAAAATCCTTGACAGATGTATGTCCCTGGTGTTACCAACCTTCCTCATCCCTTTTCTTGTTGACCTCGTTCttactttccttcctttccacctacccttgcaaaaaaaaaaaaggcagaaagtcTTATTTTGTAAGCATAGTTCAGTGCATATTCCTGCTATGGAAACTTGCCTTGGAAAAAACACTTTAGGGGCTGCAGTTTAACTTTCCCTAAGTTAGGCTTGTATTAATGTTCATTGTATGATCTATGTGGAGCTGTTTTGGTAACTTAAGAATGTTAGATGACATGACTTGTCTTCCAGTGAAGGCTAGAGCAACCTGTGGATATACATCTTATTGTATGGCTTCCTAAATGAGGGATTTTCAAGTAACTGCTAACTATGTATTTGAATTAGAAGTTTTAGGGGGGCTTGATCTTTCTTCCTGAAGTGCTCAGGTCTCACTCATGTTGTAAGAATAAGCAGATCTCTACTGaactttctgcttttgtgcGTGACCTGAGTTAGTTAGCAATTCTAGCGTTACTGTTGTCAGCAACAAAATTGTTTTAACTGATGGCTCTTAAAATGTGATAGTTTGTAACTGGAGGGGAACTCTGATTTCAAAATAGCAAGAACATGCTATATAACTGGTGGAAGgtctccctgcccatgacagggggtggaatgagataaccttaaaggtcctttccaacccaaaccattctgtaatttaaaattgaGCAGATTTGGCTAATGTAGTAAAGCCACTTAATTCAAAAGAATGGTTTAATTAGAGAGTGGCATAATGGGCAGAGTTAAATTGTCCAAAGGTAAGAATGGCCTGAAATGTTTCCCTGGTACAGCAGACCACTAGTAGCATCTTTCTGTATCAATACTGTAGTTAGTTGGAGTGCTGATGGTATAACAGTGATAAGCCGTGGGAGCACACAGGAAGACTCCCTCTGCTCCAAAAGTTAAATTCTGGAATTTCACCtactctcctgctgctgtcataTGAACAGTCTTAGAAGGCTGGTAGAAGGTGGAGAGTGGCAGATGAATAccatctgcttttctcctggtggtttgctttttgttcaTTTGGTAGGTCTGAATTGTTCCTTCTGGGGCAATCTGTAATTAATCACACTGAAGAAtccatctttttctcttttttaatctgCATACTCTTTCTGGTGTGTTTGCTTTCTGTAGTCAGCTCACTGCTCATCAGGTAGGTTACACTTGTGTTGGTCATACTCTTTAAAAAGGTCAGAGCAAGTGAGTATTGAATCAGAgctagaaaaaaaccaaaatatccTTTATAAtttagtatatttttattttcttaaatgcaCAACAGCTCTCTGTAACACCTTCATCTGAAAGTGAACATGTAATTTGAGTCCATCAGGGAAACTAGTTGCTTATGACAGCCAGCTATCCCTTTATGTAGAGTGCAGAGTGACAAAGGCTGTAAGAAAGCTCTCCTGGAACATATATACATTTACTTTCAATACTTagattcttttttaatgtagtgGAATTATAGAATTTTGTACATGCAAAgcttattttacattttctgatCAGAATTTtgagaaatacctttttttatGGGGAGTATACACTGTCTTTTGTGGGTAAACATTCTAAAAAATATTGTAGTGATTTGTAACTTTTAATAACCCCTGAAATAGCTGTTATTCATGTGTTTTTACATGAATTTGCTTCTATAAACATCAGTTCTTCAACAGTAGTTGAAGACCAGAAGTCCAGAAATCTAAATTAAATAGTCTAAAAATGTCCCTTTCTAATTTGCCCCCCTTAAAGTCTCTGAGTACATATAAAATAAGTGTCTAGCAGTCTACTCCTGTCTCCAAGATGCATCTAGAATATTTCTAAGAGTATTTCATAAGGCTTTTAAAGAAAGGCAAGTTCAGTGCATCACTGCTATTGCTTACCTGTGTTACTGCTTTGCTCTACTCTCATGGCCAAGCTACAACTTAGAATTCCTTGGGATACTTGGATGTAATGTCAGAAATTCAGGACAAATTGGGTTAATTTGCGTCGACAAATTACATGGAGTCCAGAATTCTTATTTCAGTTTCACTGTTCCTGCTTTCACAGCCAAAACTGACGTTCCAGTAAAacattgagggtttttttgttcttttctctttcaggttGGTTCAAAGCTAATCTCCTGCCACAAACTGGTGCTAGCTTGCGTTATCCCGTACTTCCGAGCCATGTTTCTTTCGGAAATGGCTGAAGCCAAGCAGAAGCTGATTGAGATCAAGGACTTCGATGGCGATGCCATCGAGGACCTAGTGAAGTTCGCGTACTCCTCGCGGCTCACGCTGACAGTGGATAACGTGCAGCCCCTCCTGTATGCCGCCTGCATCCTGCAGGTAGAGCTGGTGGCAAAGGCCTGCTGTGAGTACATGAAGCTGCACTTCCACCCTTCCAACTGCCTGGCAATCAGGGCGTTTGCCGAGAGCCACAACCGCATCGACCTGATGGACATGGCTGATCAGTTTGCTTGTGAACATTTCACAGAAGTGATGGAGTGTGAGGACTTTGTGAATGTGTCACCACAGCACCTCCATAAACTCCTATCCTCCAGTGACCTGaatattgaaaatgaaaagcaagtttACAATGCTGCTATCAAGTGGCTGCTGGCCAATCCACAGCATCATGCTATGTGGCTGGATGAGATCCTTGCACAGGTAGGGCAGACCGAGGCACCAAGTCTCTGTCTCATCACTGGTGTAGTTGTGTAATCAGCTCTTTGTACTTGGGTGGATCTCAAGgtgaaaaatattcttaagtTTTGGTGCCTCATCCAGTATTCAGGGTTAGGAGTTGACAGTGGAAGCAAGTTAGAGTTCTTGAATATTGGGGAGAAGTGATATTCTCCTGTTTCTGTAGAGAGAAGAGTACTCACTTTATGTTCATGGCTGGGAGGTGAGGAACCAACAAAAAGCTACATCTGTGGTTGAgcagaaatatgttttatacTGACACAAAACAGAGAGAATATAAATCCATCACCTCACTTGGCTTGCCACTCCTACAGCCTGATATGCTCTCTGTCCTTGCTGTTATGCGCTGTTATGTACTTAAGAAAGGAGGCAaagctgttgggttttcttaCATGGCTAGGAAAGGAAACTAAGAGAGATGTGTCACATCAAGTCGTGTCACAGTATTTGAGACAGGTGTGGAGAGCCTGCAATGGAAAGAATTTGCGTACCATGTGCTGCAAAACATTCCATGGGTCTTTGGAGGTAGGATTGGCTGGGCAGTTTTAGTTGTCACTGAAGTccaacttgattttttttcatttggctgAATTGATAATATTGGCATTATGTGAGTAAGGAGAGGTCCACTGAGATGCAGCTGTCATTGTCTTCATGAatcatttttcacatttcctaGGAAAACATCACAATGGTTTATTAGCTGTCTTCCAAAAACCTTCAGTTTCATCTAGACTAGCATGAGGTTTTTGGTACAAAAACCCCTTCTTTATTATGCTATACTTAAACTTACAGGCAATataattaaagattttttaaaataaatttatattattgCCCAGTTATGCTAGCAGATGAGATTAACAGTTGTATTCTTTTGATGGAAACCAGATACTAGattcaagcaaagaaaaagtaaaCCCCTTCTTGTAAATATGGGCTATTTGCCAGAGCATATGGAGACATCAGTTGACTTGGACATTACTGCCAGCAGAAGACATGCCTGGGCTTCTAGGCAATGATTGCTTCTAGGCAATGATGTCATATTCAGCCTTATGGGTTTCACTATTATAATGAGGTTCTGAATTTAACAGCCTAGAGTTCTTACCATGTCTCTAACCTTAGGAGCCTGTCAGCAGGGCTACAGTGGTGCTTTAAAACAGCCTCAAATAAGCATCAAATAAGCTGGGtcaaaataaaggaagaagTAGGACTGAAAGCAAGGAGGTGAGGAAGAACAGGTAGAGACACATGCTTGCTTCAAGACAAAGATGCTTGTCAGTGCTATAACAGCTCTATCCTGCTGTGTGAGCTCTGAGAAACACTGGAGATACTGGACTTCTGCACCATTGCTGTTGAGCCAACTGAGAGCTGCTTGAAAGTGTTGACTCCGAACCTTAGGAAGTCAGGTGGAGATTTGCTTCAGTTCCCCCCACTAACATCTGATTGTACTTTGTATTCTGCACTGTTTGTCTTAAAAACAAGGACAAAAGGTTTGCTAAAATAAATGGCAGGAAGGATTTAGAGAAGGAAAcaattattacttttttaaagtaatatttatTACTCTCAATTATTACTCTCTcaatatttattacttttttttaagcttgAAGTCTGCCAAGTCTGCCTTGAAGAAAGGTGTTACTGCACTAGCAATACCTCCTTTATAGACCCTTAGTTCATGGTGACtatgtgtttccttttttacttGCCACCCAAAGAAAATGAGCCACTTTCCAATGAAAAAGCCCTCTTATATTGGCATAGCAGTGAGCTGAATATTCATACCCAACAGCAGACTAATCTGACAAAGCCCTGGTAATGCCACAGGTGCTGCCTGCATCACACTGGGCAGGTGCAGGTGCAGCATGGACAGCAGCTCATCTCTTTCCTCAACACAGCCTGGGCCAAGGAACATTTCTCCACTGAAATGCAAATGGTTGTAGCAAACATTATCACAAAAAAGAACTCATATCACTGTTGTCTGGAGCAACtctgagagctgctctccttATTGAGAAGCATGGGGCTGCCAGcttgctccagagctgccagctgctgcatgTGCAGCACTGCATGATCACACTCAGCAGTTTAGCCACTTTCTCCAACTGTGTTCATTTCTGTGTCAGGTACGGCTGCCTCTCTTGCCCATTTGTTTCCTTATGGGTGTTGTGGCAAAGGAAGAGATTGTCAAGCAGAATCTAAAATGTAGGGATTTGCTGGATGAAGCAAAGAACTACCACCTTCAcctgagctgcagggcagtgcctgaCTTTGAGTACTCCATTCGCACAACACCAAGGAAGCAGACTGCTGGTAATTAAATGTGTGTCTGGTTACCCAGTAGGGAGTGGTGtggagaaaaagcagcacatcTGTGCAGGTGTCTTGATATCAAGCAGGTTTAGCTTGATATCGAGGGTTGTTAACGACTTAATGCAGAATTGGGAAAGCCATTATGTACCTCTGGTATTTCAGTAATGTGCTGCATTTTCCTAGCAGAACTTTAGCagtcattttctttctttaaagcattAATAATTTATCTGGATTAGCTCTTTCTGTATTAAAGCTAGAGCTGTTATGTGTGTTATGACCAGGCAATCTGTTCAAAGCTGTACTGAAAACAGTGGACAGTTATCTTTTGGTGTTGAAGGTTGAGCTAACTTTTAAAGTCTTTGACTAACCTACCCCAAAAGTGAGTGATGAATGTTGACTGCAGATCATAATTtctatataattatatttaacaAACAGTGGATTTATGCCCTTAAGCCAAACCAcaaaaagcatatttaaaatagGCATTGTTTTTACAAGAGCATAGATAGCTAATTGCCATAGCAGTATGTCAAACAAAGGCCAAAATCCAGTACCCAGTTATGAAGGGCAATGACTGTGCTCCTTGAAGTGAAATTCAGCTTCCCCCAAACTACCTAATTTTCAGTTTGCTCTGCTATACAACTGTTTTTGCCCATCCTCCTGCTAGTTCTCTGTAAACCTGTTTTGTGTTCTCCAGGTGTGCTGTTCTGTGTCGGTGGCAGAGGTGGATCAGGGGACCCCTTCCGCAGCATTGAGTGTTACTCCATCAGTAGGAACAGCTGGTTCTTCGGCCCTGaaatgagcagcaggaggaggcatGTGGGTGTGATCTCTGTGGGAGGTCAGTTGCTATTCAAGCAACCCCAGGCGAAAAGGACTTCTTTGCTCCTTTTGTAGAGTTAGTACTTTTACTAGCTGTACAAGAAGTAAACTAATTGCTTAATTGTTGGATAGTCTACAGTTTAGTAAAGCTTCTCCCCCTTTGAAGGAATGTTTGGTCCTGAGCCAATCCAAGGCTCTGCTTAAGGAAAAAACATTACTGCGAACTGACAGAGTTGGGCTGTTTGGACTTGGGAAAAGACCTTATTGTGGCCTTTCTGTACTTTACAGGCTTTTTAGTGGGGCCTgttgcaataggacaagaggtaatggttttaaactaagaGAGGGTAGATTTAAACTAGATATCAAGCAGAAGTTTTTTACAGTGAGGTTGGTGAAAacctggaacaggttgcccagagaggtggtaaaTGTCCTatctctggaagtgctcaggGTCAGACTGGATAGTGCTATAAGcaatctgaaaatgaaaatgtcccTGTTCATTGCAGAGACTAGATGAACCTTTAAAGGTTCCTCCCAGCCCAACTGAACTGTATATAGCTTCTGGCCTTAAAtaggtgatttttaaaaatccatttataaAGAAATGGCCTTAAACACCAGTCACCCAGAATTTGCTAGTACTTGTACTTGCTCCCTTCCTACTTAAATCCATCCTAGAAAGTTACTAAGACCATAACTCTTCCAAGAGCAGACCTGGCTTAATTTTTGGGTCTCCATCTTCTGAAAACAGATCTGTGCAGTCCAGAACAGCTTAGCACCAATCATGCAGCTTTCTCTTGTACTTAGCAGCCCCTCTgttgctgcagcagaacagagatcatttttcttcatataaaaTCTGGAGAGACTGGTACATGTGTCTGAACTGATTTGACCTGCAGTTCTTAAACCATGGAACGGTTTTTTGTTTACATAATCTCAAACTTTGTATAAAAGTTCACATTGGAATAGATTCCTGGTTGAGTACAGCATATAAAACTCTGatgctgaaaacatttaaaaacctttatttGACCTCTTTGTCTCCACACAGGCAGAGATATTATATAAATGAAAACTCAAATGTTGCCAAGCAATCTCTGTTTTAAAAGATGTCTGTGTGTTCAGGTAAAGTCTACGCTGTAGGTGGACATGATGGAAATGAACACTTAGGAAGCATGGAAGTATTTGATCCTCTCACGAACAAGTGGATGATGAAGGCATCAATGAACACAAAGAGGTATATGTGTCCCACACTCTGAGTCCTAGTCTTTGGTGTACCATTTCTTGGCAATGCTGAAAATCATCCTGTCTGTCCTGTGTTTTCTGGGAGTTTCCAAACTGTTCTATTTCTAGGAATTTCTTTCCCCTATTTTGGAGCTTTATGCTATGAATGTATCACCCTTCTGTTCTTCTTTTGGAGGAGCTGGCTTCTGGACCAGGGACATCTTCTACTCCAACTATGCTTGCATTCTGGTATCCAGGGCCTTTCTGCTGAGCCCAGTAAACAACTTGGAACTGATGAACTggttctgtggggtttttgctCTTTTTAGGAATGAGTGAGATAACTGCCAGCATAACATGAGAAGTGAAATACTTCAtagtgaaaatttaaaaaagttaaatactACACCAGGAAACAAATAGCTGCCCATGTTTTTCACACAAAAGGCAGTCAGAttgaggactttttttttgtattgacATTTAAGATTCTTATAAGGAGTTACTGGACTCACagatctgtaattttttttcctgctgttatttAAATCAATGTCCCTAATTCTGCATTCcgttgttttgtttgttgtttttcaaagCATCACGTGCAAGTATGAGGGAAATAATAAGTATGGCTTAAGTCTGAAAGCTATTTGTAGCTGTGACCTAGTTAAAGTAGAAGACCCAGACTCCTAGAAGTGGCTTGCTCTACTTCTTCCATCCTGCCACCACCCCAGGGCATAATCTCAGCAACAATCAGCCCTAGATTTCCATTACATTTATTACTGAGTACCCAGGTAAATGAAAGGGTTGCTGTGCCTTGGCTACCTCCCAGCTCCACTCCTCCCATTCGTGGAAGTCTCTGAATACTTAGTGGAGAAAAATGCCACCATGAAGTGGTGTCTGTGTTACCTGCTGAGGCAATTTAAGATAAGGATATTGCCACAGTGTTTGTTCTGTAGAAAGATTGTGCCTCGATTGCTCCTGCCTCAGTATCTCTGAACCTTCCCTCTTTAATGAGACAACAATGTTGTTGGTAACATGGTAATTCACCTCACTTGGTGGTTAAAGCAGAAACTTAATAGTCATATTCTAGACCCTACTTTCAATTTTATAACACTGATTGTACTCTAATATTGGTAGATTTATTAGAAACAAATCTGACAATCATTTTAACACTCAATTAAAAAACACCAGAATAGAAGAAACTGCACTTAAATCTTGCTTGAGTTCAACTAATTAATGTCCAGCACaggtttgctttttaatatgTATTAGTATCAACCCCAGTCATTCTCAAATAGTGGCAGCCAGCTATAGCAACGAAGTTAAAATCAGTAGGTTTTGGTTCATCTTCAGATTTAATAAAATAGAGAAATCATATCATGTCATGTATACAAGTGTGTGAGCAGAAGACTTGGCCTCAGAGTTGACATTCAGTGAAAAGGACACAGGTGTGCAGAGGGCCAGCAACATGATTTCCTATAAacatcactttttaaatttctgtgacTCTTTTCCCCCTAGTTTGAAACAGGTGCCATTCATGTACCATAGCACTTGCTGTGTGGTTAAGGACTTGCACTGAGGTGTTGCTGATGTGGTTCCCTAGGAGAGGCATCGCCCTGGCGTCCCTGGGCGGCCCCATTTATGCCATTGGGGGCTTGGATGACAACACGTGCTTCAGTGACGTGGAGCGCTATGACATTGACTCAGATCGCTGGAGCACCGTGGCTTCCATGAACACTCCCCGGGGAGGCGTCGGCTCCGTAGCCCTGGTGGTGAGTCACTGCTTGGGAAGCCGCCTGCTTTTCAAAGCTGCATTCACAAGACAGAACGCAAGGtctgaaacaaaatgcagaTGGTGGGGCTGAGCACTTCTAGTCATCAACATCCTGTGCAAAAAGTGAGGATACTTATTTACGATAGTACTCATAGCAAATCAAACTGTTTCAAAAGTATTTGAGGTACTGGGAGGAGTACTGTTCTGATGATATGGATAGTGCTTCCTATCTCACTCAGCTGTCATGGTCATTATGTTTAAAGGTACCAAATGCATGCTGTACTTTAACCCCTCCATGCTCTGAAAAATAGCTGCAACACTGCAAAACTGTTGCACTTCTTTCATTGGAAGAGATAGAATTTAAGTTAGATAATTAAATCTGTGGTTGGAATTCTTAAATGAAAGTGCATATACCacattttcatataattttaaCACTGCTTATGAAAAGCTGAGTAAAGGCAACTACATCAGAAATCTTTGTACAACTGTTTTCCAGAACCATGTTTACGCCGTGGGTGGCAATGATGGTGTAGCATCTCTTTCAAGTGTGGAAAAATATGATCCCCACTTGGATAAGTGGATAGCAGTAAAAGAGATGGGTCAGCGAAGGGCTGGGAACGGTGTCAGTGAGCTCCACGGCTGCTTGTATGTTGTGGGTGAGTAGGGATGTGGCATTTTgtagtgctgctgctgctgccatgtgctTGGCTTTGGAAGAGGCTGTTGTTGCTAGAGGAACCGGAACAGATAGAGCTGACCTGTACTTGGTGTTCTTGGGCAGGAGAAGAATGCATGCACAACCAGGTCATGCTTAAACGAAGACACATTagcaaggaaatgaaaagcagctcCTAACCCACATTTCAAGAGGGCTGATCTGTTCAGGACAATATGTCTTTATTAGAAAATCCTCTCAAGACTCACTACTCTTGAGTTTCCTTTTAGGAAACAATTCTTAAGTTCATGTGCTTTCAAACATAACTCCAGTTGTGTTCCGAGTGTAGACAACAGTAGCTTTTTTTGCACTTGTTCCACAGCTTCTTGTCTTGTGTGCCAGCTTGTATTTACCTGCTTTCCTGAGAGAGGAAGATGCCAAGTAGGTGTGCCACAGTGATAGTTTAAAAAGCTCTGACTTGTGTATTATTGTAAGTGCTTAAATAGTTTTGAACAAAATGCTCCTCTGACAGTTTCCCCAGCAAGAGGAATGCATCACTAAGTCTtatatgaaatttttttccctactcaAATGTTTGCCAATGCTGTAATTTGAGAACACTTCTAGAGTGTGTTTTGCATAAAGTAAAATAAGTTTGAGACCATCCTTTTACTGGTGTTaggtttctttctcttctgattGGGAAGCTGTTTCATTATAAATATGAtgaattcagagagaaaaataataaaattagaaTCCTTGCAACTTGAGTAGAAGAAAGTTATTGCGCCGGGTGATGCTTGAGCAGTGAGAAGAGGGTGAGCTGTTAGATTAATTTTTAGGAGCTTGTAAAGTTCTGGTAAGGAGAGTGCTGGACAGGACCCCCTGAATGCTAAGAATGATCTGATAATGCCAGTCTTGGATATTCCCTGCACCAGGAGTGCAAAAAGCTGACCCTGTGATGGTTGTTTGCAGGTGGGTTTGATGACAACTCGCCCCTGAGCTCAGTGGAACGGTTTGACCCACGCTGTAACAAATGGGAATACGTGGCAGAGCTCACAACTCCAAGGGGTGGTGTTGGCATAGCAACACTGATGGGAAAAATTTTTGCAGTTGGAGGTCATAATGGCAACGTGTACCTGAATACAGTGGAAGCATTTGATCCCATAGTGAACAGgtaatttcaaatgttttgtttgtccTAGTAAGACAAGGAAATCTGCCTGTATGAAAACATAGTGGCATAGAAGCAGTGTGAGGAGGAGCCTAGCTGTTGTTTCCTGGTAATAACTGAGTCATATCCATGGCTATCAATGCAGGACTCCTGTTTATATCACTAGGGCATTCTTGTAAATATTTAAgtacctcctcctcctcctctgcttctctctaTTCCTTGTCATTGCCCTTTCATTCAGTAACAATCTATATTCTTGTTTCAGTCCGATTTTGCACTAAATGGGGCGCATTTTTGTGCAGAGTGAAGAGTTAGGCAGTGAAATAGAATTTCAGgcacagaaaatactttcaggTTGCTCAGAAAGGGCAGGaacttacttttctttttctcctgtagGTGGGAACTCGTGGGCTCAGTGTcacactgcagggcaggggcgGGCGTGGCCGTGTGCTCCTGTCTCAGCAGCCAGATCCGGGATGTGGGCCAAGGATCCAGCAACGTTGTGGATTGCATGTGAGCTCTGCCGCCTCCTCCAAATTCCAAAGGAATGCTACAAGGGAGGCACCACAGAGCTTCTAAACACTGTGTTTTGTATGCTAGGTAAAGGAATAAATCCAgtacattttctttgtgaaaatggtattttctgCAACTGTAAAGCTTTTGGTGGCTTTCTATCAATAGTCATACAGAAAAGCATGTGGAAACATGGAATAAAAGTGTGACTCACAGGAACAAACCTGCCAAGATCTGCAATCATCCCATTTTTGAGAAGCTgcaatttcaaaatactttgaGGCAGCTGTTGCAAGGACTCCATATTGAACTGTAAATCAGGCATGTGGtaaggagagcagcagcagctactgCTGCTGA
Above is a window of Motacilla alba alba isolate MOTALB_02 chromosome 4, Motacilla_alba_V1.0_pri, whole genome shotgun sequence DNA encoding:
- the KLHL8 gene encoding kelch-like protein 8, with protein sequence MASESMVPEQAKQHLIKGKRRQQQQTQPSISDEDVFVFEANEAWKDFHGSLLHFFEAGELCDVTLKVGSKLISCHKLVLACVIPYFRAMFLSEMAEAKQKLIEIKDFDGDAIEDLVKFAYSSRLTLTVDNVQPLLYAACILQVELVAKACCEYMKLHFHPSNCLAIRAFAESHNRIDLMDMADQFACEHFTEVMECEDFVNVSPQHLHKLLSSSDLNIENEKQVYNAAIKWLLANPQHHAMWLDEILAQVRLPLLPICFLMGVVAKEEIVKQNLKCRDLLDEAKNYHLHLSCRAVPDFEYSIRTTPRKQTAGVLFCVGGRGGSGDPFRSIECYSISRNSWFFGPEMSSRRRHVGVISVGGKVYAVGGHDGNEHLGSMEVFDPLTNKWMMKASMNTKRRGIALASLGGPIYAIGGLDDNTCFSDVERYDIDSDRWSTVASMNTPRGGVGSVALVNHVYAVGGNDGVASLSSVEKYDPHLDKWIAVKEMGQRRAGNGVSELHGCLYVVGGFDDNSPLSSVERFDPRCNKWEYVAELTTPRGGVGIATLMGKIFAVGGHNGNVYLNTVEAFDPIVNRWELVGSVSHCRAGAGVAVCSCLSSQIRDVGQGSSNVVDCM